The following proteins come from a genomic window of Methanosarcina sp. MTP4:
- a CDS encoding TIGR04083 family peptide-modifying radical SAM enzyme, which translates to MPFHIMIIPTLGCPANCSYCWSSEEGSPRMSIETVKEIAEWLKDFRNDSVTFTFHGGEPLLAGADFYREALPILVEGVSPRNVAFAIQTNLWKMTDEIAEIFAEYNIPVGSSLDGPKELNDFQRGEGYFDKTIQGYKIAKEHGLNVRFITTFTSHSVNYKDDIFNFYLENGWTLKFHPALPSLRGDEPEKWALDPEEYGRLLIYLLDKYLENIGQIDVMNIDHLCKGVFGGRGAVCTFVDCMGDTFAVGPDGGIYPCYRFVGMPKYVMGNVYDHPSMEDLAKSDAWKLMFAYKEYVDKECKDCPHINYCRGGCPYNAITPTDGEIKGVDPHCISYQMIFNEITERVNNEMFGGSGMEMGLFQDPMTSSKPGIMSLMLKKI; encoded by the coding sequence ATGCCTTTCCATATAATGATAATTCCCACTTTAGGCTGTCCTGCGAACTGTAGTTATTGCTGGAGTTCCGAGGAAGGGTCTCCGAGAATGAGCATTGAGACCGTCAAAGAAATTGCCGAATGGCTTAAGGATTTCCGGAACGATTCGGTTACCTTTACCTTCCACGGTGGGGAGCCGCTCCTGGCAGGTGCGGATTTTTACAGGGAGGCTTTACCAATCCTTGTTGAGGGAGTAAGTCCCAGGAACGTGGCTTTTGCCATACAGACCAACCTCTGGAAGATGACAGATGAAATAGCCGAAATTTTTGCGGAGTATAACATTCCTGTCGGTTCCAGCCTGGACGGCCCGAAGGAGCTTAATGACTTCCAGAGAGGAGAGGGATACTTCGATAAGACCATACAGGGCTATAAGATAGCTAAAGAGCACGGGCTTAACGTGAGGTTCATCACCACTTTCACCTCCCATTCCGTAAATTACAAGGATGATATTTTCAACTTTTACCTGGAAAACGGCTGGACCCTTAAGTTCCACCCCGCACTTCCCTCTTTACGCGGCGACGAACCCGAGAAATGGGCCCTTGACCCGGAAGAGTACGGAAGGCTCTTAATTTACCTTCTGGACAAGTACCTGGAAAACATTGGCCAGATCGACGTCATGAACATCGACCACCTCTGTAAAGGCGTTTTCGGAGGTAGAGGAGCCGTCTGCACCTTTGTGGACTGCATGGGAGATACCTTTGCCGTAGGCCCTGACGGAGGCATATACCCCTGCTACCGCTTTGTAGGCATGCCAAAATACGTCATGGGCAACGTTTATGACCACCCCAGCATGGAAGACCTCGCAAAATCCGACGCCTGGAAGCTCATGTTCGCTTACAAAGAATATGTGGATAAGGAATGCAAAGACTGTCCCCATATCAATTACTGCAGAGGCGGTTGCCCCTACAATGCCATAACCCCAACCGACGGGGAAATAAAGGGAGTTGACCCCCACTGTATTTCCTATCAGATGATATTCAATGAAATAACCGAGAGGGTCAATAATGAGATGTTCGGGGGCTCTGGCATGGAAATGGGCCTCTTCCAGGACCCTATGACATCATCAAAGCCAGGAATAATGTCCTTAATGCTTAAGAAAATATGA
- a CDS encoding YegP family protein, which yields MPKFEVYLDRIGEYRFRLRARNGQIIAVSQGYKSKEGCMKGIESVKTNAPIARIVEIEEEHEEEAEAVT from the coding sequence ATGCCAAAATTTGAAGTGTATCTGGACAGGATTGGAGAATACCGCTTCCGGCTTCGGGCCAGGAACGGGCAGATCATCGCAGTAAGCCAGGGGTACAAAAGTAAAGAAGGTTGCATGAAAGGGATTGAATCCGTGAAGACGAATGCCCCGATTGCCAGGATTGTCGAAATTGAAGAAGAGCATGAAGAGGAAGCAGAAGCTGTGACCTGA
- a CDS encoding inorganic diphosphatase, whose amino-acid sequence MKIVIETPKYSFFKYNKTEKGYEIAFFSPLPTIFNYGFIEGTKSPDGMEEDAVVLGPRLLQGSILEREKFDGVVKFLDDSVRDDKKIVYINGFRSPFLLSLYFRLYALFKVFLYAFKKRKIAKCKFEGIIFE is encoded by the coding sequence ATGAAAATCGTTATAGAAACCCCAAAATACAGCTTTTTCAAATACAATAAAACCGAAAAAGGGTACGAAATAGCCTTCTTTTCCCCTCTTCCCACCATTTTCAACTACGGCTTCATTGAGGGCACAAAAAGCCCTGACGGCATGGAAGAAGATGCAGTCGTGCTGGGCCCTCGACTACTTCAGGGAAGCATCCTTGAAAGGGAAAAATTTGACGGGGTGGTAAAATTCCTGGATGACTCCGTCCGGGACGATAAGAAAATAGTGTATATCAACGGTTTCCGTTCACCTTTCCTGCTTTCCCTTTACTTCAGGCTCTATGCGCTGTTCAAAGTCTTTCTCTACGCCTTCAAAAAAAGAAAAATAGCTAAGTGTAAATTCGAAGGAATAATATTTGAATAA
- a CDS encoding Na+/H+ antiporter NhaC family protein: MDAQTTYGALALLPPLVAIVLSIWKRQVIVALVLGIWIGATVINGYNPFIGLLQTFSHYIVESAIADAWNAGLLVFCLAIGGMIGIMSKMGGTKAIASSLVKKAKDSRSTQLAAAFMGIAIFFDDYANSMVVGNTMRPITDAQKISREKLSYIVDATAASVSSMAPVSTWIAMELGLIAGTLGTLNIEANAIIVFFQSLPFRFYSIFTLVLMFTLIIQKRDFGKMLDAEIRARKTGQVYAEGSTPLFVEDKNLMPPEGVKGSVWDAAIPIITFVIVATVGLWYSGYEPGISIRDAFGNADASVALTWAAFLSSIVGLSMGLAKKSFTLDEGVTAWVDGLKSMVIAVIILALAFALKSVISEMQLAEWLVAVTQGVLSSSVLPTLTFIIAMFIAFATGTSWGTNSIVIPIVVPIAAAISGATDVVTPLMVTTIGAVLTGAVLGDHCSPISDTTILSSMASGSDHVDHVNTQLPYAVAAGAFAVIFGFIPAGLGISPWISLIVGSVAIVVFVKFVGKRIDDNGNILS, from the coding sequence ATGGACGCACAAACAACGTACGGGGCTCTTGCTCTGCTGCCTCCCCTGGTCGCCATCGTACTTTCGATCTGGAAGCGGCAGGTCATTGTGGCCCTCGTCTTAGGTATCTGGATTGGTGCAACGGTCATCAATGGATATAACCCCTTTATCGGGCTTCTACAAACCTTTTCACACTATATTGTGGAAAGCGCCATTGCCGATGCCTGGAACGCCGGGCTGCTCGTCTTCTGTCTTGCTATCGGTGGGATGATCGGGATCATGTCCAAGATGGGAGGCACAAAAGCCATCGCAAGCTCCCTTGTAAAGAAAGCAAAGGACAGCAGGTCCACCCAGCTTGCAGCTGCTTTCATGGGGATTGCAATCTTCTTCGATGACTACGCCAATTCCATGGTCGTAGGCAACACCATGAGGCCCATTACGGACGCACAGAAGATCTCGAGAGAAAAACTATCATACATCGTGGACGCAACTGCAGCATCCGTCTCTTCCATGGCCCCGGTTTCGACCTGGATTGCAATGGAACTCGGACTAATTGCAGGTACCCTCGGAACCCTCAACATCGAAGCCAACGCGATCATTGTCTTCTTCCAGTCCCTGCCATTCCGTTTCTACTCAATTTTCACCCTTGTCCTTATGTTCACCCTCATTATCCAGAAAAGGGACTTTGGCAAGATGCTTGACGCCGAAATCCGCGCCCGCAAGACCGGACAGGTCTATGCCGAAGGTTCGACCCCCCTCTTTGTGGAAGACAAGAACCTCATGCCCCCTGAAGGTGTAAAGGGTTCGGTCTGGGACGCCGCCATCCCGATCATCACTTTTGTCATCGTTGCAACCGTCGGGCTCTGGTACAGCGGATACGAACCCGGGATCAGCATCAGGGACGCATTCGGGAATGCCGACGCCTCCGTTGCCCTTACCTGGGCCGCCTTCCTCAGCTCCATAGTCGGGCTTTCAATGGGTCTTGCAAAGAAGAGCTTCACCCTGGACGAAGGGGTTACCGCCTGGGTCGACGGGCTCAAGTCCATGGTAATCGCGGTTATCATCCTTGCCCTGGCCTTTGCCCTGAAGTCCGTGATCTCCGAAATGCAGCTTGCAGAGTGGCTTGTAGCAGTTACCCAGGGTGTCCTTTCAAGTTCGGTCCTCCCTACCCTGACCTTCATAATTGCGATGTTCATTGCCTTTGCCACCGGGACTTCCTGGGGTACGAACTCCATCGTAATCCCAATTGTTGTCCCCATCGCAGCTGCAATTTCCGGGGCAACCGACGTTGTCACCCCCCTCATGGTAACAACCATCGGGGCAGTCCTTACCGGGGCCGTGCTTGGAGACCACTGTTCCCCTATCTCGGACACCACGATCCTCTCCTCCATGGCCTCAGGTTCGGACCACGTGGACCACGTAAATACCCAGCTCCCCTATGCAGTCGCAGCCGGAGCTTTCGCCGTGATCTTTGGCTTCATCCCTGCCGGGCTGGGAATCTCCCCCTGGATTTCCCTTATCGTGGGAAGCGTGGCCATTGTAGTCTTTGTGAAGTTCGTGGGCAAACGCATTGATGACAACGGAAACATCCTCAGCTGA